In Camelus bactrianus isolate YW-2024 breed Bactrian camel chromosome 10, ASM4877302v1, whole genome shotgun sequence, a genomic segment contains:
- the KCTD21 gene encoding BTB/POZ domain-containing protein KCTD21, whose product MSDPITLNVGGKLYTTSLATLTSFPDSMLGAMFSGKMPTKRDSQGNCFIDRDGKVFRYILNFLRTSHLDLPEDFQEMGLLRREADFYQVQPLIEALQEKEVELSKAEKNAMLNITLNQRVQTVHFTVREAPQIYSLSSSSMEVFNANIFSTSCLFLKLLGSKLFYCSNGNLSSITSHLQDPNHLTLDWVANVEGLPEEEYTKQNLKRLWVVPANKQINSFQVFVEEVLKIALSDGFCIDSSHPHAVDFMNNKIIRLIRYR is encoded by the coding sequence ATGTCTGACCCCATCACGCTGAACGTCGGGGGGAAGCTCTATACCACCTCACTGGCGACGCTGACTAGCTTCCCTGACTCCATGCTGGGCGCCATGTTCAGCGGGAAGATGCCCACCAAGAGGGACAGCCAGGGCAACTGCTTCATTGACCGTGATGGCAAAGTGTTCCGCTACATCCTGAACTTCCTGCGGACCTCCCACCTGGACTTGCCCGAGGACTTCCAGGAGATGGGCCTGCTCCGCAGGGAGGCTGACTTCTACCAGGTGCAGCCCCTGATTGAGGCCCTGCAGGAGAAGGAGGTGGAGCTGTCCAAGGCCGAGAAGAATGCCATGCTCAACATCACGCTGAACCAACGTGTGCAGACGGTCCACTTCACTGTGCGTGAAGCACCCCAGATCTACAGCCTCTCCTCTTCCAGCATGGAGGTCTTCAATGCCAACATCTTCAGCACCTCTTGCCTCTTCCTCAAGCTCCTCGGCTCTAAGCTCTTCTATTGCTCCAATGGCAACCTCTCTTCCATCACCAGCCACCTGCAAGACCCCAACCACCTGACTCTGGACTGGGTGGCCAATGTGGAGGGCCTACCAGAGGAGGAGTACACCAAGCAGAACCTCAAGAGGCTCTGGGTGGTGCCAGCCAACAAGCAGATCAACAGCTTCCAGGTCTTTGTGGAGGAGGTGCTGAAAATTGCTCTGAGTGATGGCTTCTGCATCGATTCTTCTCACCCACATGCTGTGGATTTTATGAATAATAAGATTATTCGGTTAATACGGTATAGGTAA